In Providencia hangzhouensis, the DNA window GCACACCAACCTGCTTTTGCCGTCACTACCTGCTCACGCAGCATATAGTAGTCTTTTTCTAACTTACGAAGGCGCTTCTGTAAGTTATCCATTTCAGCTTCACATAATGTCAGCTGTTTTTCTAACTGGTTAATACGGCTACGATTTTCCATGACGCGCTGGTGCAGCTCATCACGTCGAATACGAGCGCGCTCTTGAGCATCAGGATCAGCTTTTACGCCGATCTCTTGCATCTCAACTTCGAGCTCTTTCAACATTTCTTGTTTGGTATCGAAAGAACTGCGTAACGAGGCGAGAACTTGATGGAATTGTGCACTTTGTGCTTGGTGCTGACGCAGCTGTTCGCGAGCGCGTGTACGCTCGGTTTCTGCCTGCTCTAAACGCTGACGTAATTTTTCATTCAAGTCCGCGTTTTCATTCACCATTCCTGTTGAGTCACTGTAACTAAAGTGAGCACGACGCTGAACAACCTCAACTAATGCAAAGGCTTGCTGTTTTGCATTTTGTTGGCTGTGTTTTGCTGACTCATAATCTTTGCGTAATTGTTCATGTTGTTCAGGATCACTGAGTAACACTGTCACAATCGGTTCTAACTTTTCTAACGCATGACCATGTTTATTCAGGAAATGTGCCGCTTCTTCTGCTTCCGTTAGTTCTTCGTTTATCTCTTCGACTCTGTCCGCCAATGTTTCATCGAGTAATAACCCCATTTGAGGTAATAAACGATTAAGAGCCGCAAGGCTTTCTTTGCCTTGTGCAAATTGTTGGCGTTGCTGCTGAGTTTGCTCTTCAAATTGTGCCAAAGCACGTTCAATTTCCGTGCGTTTCTGGTTAAGCGAACGAATTTCAGCTTCAGGATCATCTTCAAAGGCCACGGAAATATGTTGGCCTATAAACCGACTGAATGCTTGGTGCGAACGCTGAATTTTCTGCACATCAAATGACAGATTCGCATAACGCTCAGCAAGCTCATCACGTTCAGCAGTTAATGACTCTAAATGACTTTCACGAGCAGCACGACCAAACAAAGGCAATTCAGGATAACGAGAGTAACGCCATTGACGCTCAGACGAACGGACTAATACCGCATTTTCAAATTCCTGCGCATCAAAAACGCTGTCATCGAACGATTGAGGATCCCCCTCGATAAAATAAACATCGTCAGGGCAATCTTGTAATGTTTCGAGCTGGCTACGGACCACAGATAAGTCTTGAACCACAATACCATGACGAGCTGGGCCATATAACGCAGAAAAATAAGCCGCATCTTCGATGGTAATGTCATCATAAATTTCTGATAACAAAACACCATTAAAACGCTCAGCCAACGCTAACATGCGGCCATCTTCCGCACCACTTGGCTGACTTAACCGCTCAATTTGCTTTTCGAGATCTTTACGTTGCGCAGCAACTTCATCTCGTTCAACCGTTATTTCCCTTTCTTGTTCAAGGAGTTGCTGCATAAACTCAGTCACAGCGGTACTTGACTCAAACGTTTCATGGGATTGCTCATTAAGCTGCGTTAGCGCTTCTTGAGCCATAATCCATGCAGGGGCTTTAGATGAAAGTTGGCTAATACGCTGGCGAATTTGTTCCAGTTCTTGGCGCATTTGCATTCGTCTTTCGCCACTCTCATTCACACCAATACTGAGCTCTTCTTGTTGCGCTTCCAGCTCAGCCATCAGTGCATCAAGCTCATCTGGCTCATAGCTTTGGCCATGACGTTTACAGAATTCCGCCAATAAGCGTTCTGCATTTTGCTGGCTATTCAGACGTTGTTGCAATTCAGATAGCTGCATACGTAATGGTTGTACACGATCCGCTAAATGTTGTTGTGATGACCAATCACGTAATAATGTGCGCGCTTGTTGGTATGCATCACTGCGGCTAACTTCCCCTACCATATTTCTAACTAATTGATAGGCTTGCTCAAATTGGCTATGTGCGGCATCCGCCACACTCATTTTTTGCTCAAGCGCTAATAACGCTTGGGTAGCTTGTTGTTCACGCGCTTCGAAGGTATCTAGCCATTCATCTGCGTTATCAATGGATAATTCAGGAAGCTGGCACAATTCACGAGCACGCGTTAAGGCATGCAAGGCTTGCTGGTACTGAATGGCTCGTGTTTGTTGTACATCCAGTGCTTGTTGGTAGTCAGCTAATTGATTTTTTAATTCATCAACTTCAATTTCAGCAGCTTCAGCTCGTGCTTCATATTCTTCTTGAGTTTCAGTCGATTCAGCAACAACTTCACTTTGTTCTTCAAGACGATAAGTCAGTTCTTCGATATCTGCTTGATAGCGATCGATTTTTTCTTGTTGACGCAGCGCGGCTTGCACTAAATTTAAATGGTCACTGGCAGCTTGGTAGTCAGCTTCTAATTCTGTAGATGCCCCATTTTGCTCATTCAATTCACGCGCCATTTCGACGCTACGAACTTGTTCAACACGTAATTGTTTACGGCTAGCTAATAGCTCATTGCGCGCAGCCAGTGCTGCATCAAGGTGAATGCGTCTTTCATTGGAATGGCGCATATAATCCGCAGAAACATAATCAGTCGCCTGGCTAATCAAATGTTTGAATAAGTCGCGGTCTGATTGAGTGACACGAATGGCTTCTAATGTTAAACGGTTTTCACGCAGAGCCGCTTCCATATCTTGGAATGCTTTACGTACCCCACTGTTTTCTGGCAACAAATAATCACGTAATGAGCGAGTAATGGCACTAGAAATACCGCCATATAGTGACGCTTCAATCAGTCGATAATATTTGCTTCGGTCACTCGCAGAACGTAAGCGTTTCGGTAACACGCCTAATTCAAACAGTGTCGAGTGGTAATCGGTAATTGAGCTAAACTGCTTAAACAAAACGCCTTCCTGTTCTTCAAGACGTTCTTTTAGCTCATTGAGTGGGATCACTTTTGCTTGGCGGCCATCGATAACTTCCGTCAATATTTCCGTTGGAACTGTCGCTAATGGAATGCCTTGTACCATAAATGGCTTAATATCGACTTTTTTATCGCGCCCTGCGACTTGCTGTAAACGCACCCCCACCATGACGCGCTGATGCTTCGAATTTAACACATCCAAAATAGCGTAACAGACACCAGGACGTAACTTACCATGCAAGCCTTTATCACGAGAACCTGAGGTCGCGCCGGCTTCCGTTGTGTTACGGAAGTGAAGTAAGGTTAAATCTGGGATCATCGCGGTAATAAATGCCGCCATGGTTGTTGATTTACCCGCACCATTACCACCCGATAACGTGGTCACTAATTCATCAAGGTCAAAAGTTCGGGCAAAAAAACCGTTCCAATTCACCAGCGTCAGTGAGCGAAATTTTCCGCGTTCAATCATTATTCTTCATCCTCATCACTTTCTGCCGGTTCTTGACTCTCTTCGCCATCCTCTTCATCACTATCTTTTAGTGATAATTCACCGTCAAGAGAGATAGCTTCACCATCACGGATCATCCGTAACTGTGCATCTTGTGGGTTATCGCCACTGCGCACATCGGCGCCAAAACGGAATACAGATTCACTAATAATAAATTTACTCGAATCATTTTGCAGAAAATGCACCATTCCCAAGCGACGTAAACGATTGAGTGATGTTCTTAATTTTTCCTGCAATTTTTGTTTATCTAGGTCAGAGCCTGTCGAACGTTGATTAACAAATTTAAGTAGTTTGCTTTCATCCGCTAATGATAATAATTCTTCAAATAACTCTTGTGAGGTAAAAATACCTTGGTTACTCAAGCGTTCAGGGCTGAGATAGAGATAACAAAGAATTTTCCCAACCATCATATCTAATTCAGATAACACAGAGCGAGGTATTAAGGTTGTTGATCGCGGACGTAAATAGAAGAACCCCTCAGGGGCACGAATTAATTCTACGTTATATCGTGCATAAAATTGTTCTAATGCTTCCTGAAAATCCATTAAAAATGCGTGGTTATCAAGGTCATCAACACTAATATGGCGACCTGAACGCAATTGGCTGTCTAGCTCTGGAAAAATCGGGTTAGCTAATGCTTGAGCCAGTTTAACTGGCATAAATTGTTCAATATTTGTCGATGACATGTGCCTGTACCTTGGCTCCGTGATCATTAATAGCTTGCCATTCTGCCGGTAATCCCGCCAAATCAGCCTCTGCGATACCTAATTTAACAGCTTGGTCGATAATAATTCGAGCAACATCAAAATGACGTTTTTGTGGATATTGCAGTAAGTACTCATGCAACACACGGCCAACATCGAGCGGCCGTTGCTCTGCTTTATAAATAGCTAACTCAACTTCCATTAGCTCAGCAAGCTTGTCATTTAATTCACTAAACTCTTCAAACTCAAGCTCTGGTGGTAATTCACCCATGACCTCTTCATCATGCAACGCGAGCTCTTCATCACGCATATCGAATAACCGATCCGCATTAGCGTAAGTGAGTGCCCAAGGGCTATCAAGGTAGTGCTGAACAGATTGACGTAACCGCTGAGAAAATATTCTATTTTTATCCATATCGATAGCTGTACGGATAAACTTATGAACATGACGGTCATAACCAATCCATAAATCGATAGATTGTTGACCCCAGCTAACAATACGGTCTAATTTATTTTGCAGGTCAAAAACCAACCTATCCACTAAGTCAGAGAACGCCGGCGCATTCATATTAGCTTCTTGAATACGTAATAAATTCGCTTGCAGTTTATCCCCTGCGGCTTCCAATGTGTCTTGCAACTCACGCAATGTACCTGATGTTTCTGATAATAATTGCTCACAGTTAGCAATAGCTGCCTGCCAGTCTTGATTTAATAATGCGGCAATATCTTCTTTTACTGAATTTTGCTGTTCATCCATAATACGTTGGGATAAATCAATACTGTCAAAAATTTCAGCAACTGAATATTTTAGTGGGGCAAACACGTAACGATGCCAATAAAATTCATCACCACCTTCCTCTGCGGCTTCAGCGGCACGTTGCAGCTCTCCTGCAACAATAGAAAGTTGCATGGAAAGTCTTAATGTTGAGAACTCTCTCTGACGAATATAATAATCGCTGATGCCAATCCCCAAAGGGGTTAACCGGTAAATTGCATTACCTTCAACAATGTCACTGGCAAAACGGTTAAAAATCTTCTGGCGAACCATATCATTGATGGCATTATTGGCCCTTACTGCCAATGATTCAGTTGTCTGCTCAAACCCTTTGCAAACTTCACGAAAGGCATCAACCAGTTCCCCTTCACTCATTTCACCATTGACTCTTTCACTATTTAATACCGCCACCGCAAGCAAAAATGCTAAACGTTCTGCGGGAAGTGAAATCGAAAGATCATTTTTTCGTGCCCAAGACACAAGTTCAGGGACGGTCTGGGAAAAATCACTCATAAATCGTCCTTTTGTATTTGTTTGCGTGCCATGACATGAACATAACGCCCCATGCTAATATAGGGTTCTTCACGGCAATACTGCTGTTCTAATGCCAACAATGCCGGAAAATCTTTTTGCTGTAACTGCCGACTTTGTAAATAGTCATGGAATACCCTGACACCACTTTTACCGATGATTTGCATATTACACTCGCCCAACCAAGCATCAACCTGATGAGGAAAAAGCGGGTTTTGTGGTGATAACGAGCGTTTACGACGACGTTGAATATGTGGCGTTGCAAGATGAAAATTTCCTAAAATTGCATTACGCATCACCAGACCATTTGCATTATAGAACATGACAGAAAATACGCCTTCTGGTCTAATTATATCTACCAGTTGTTCAATTGCATATTTTTGATCGCTAATCCATTCAAGTACCGCATGAAATAAAACAAGGTCAACAGGTTCATCAATGTATTGTGCAACATCTTGCACCGCACAATGCACAAAACGCATGTTATCGCTAATACCTTGTTCCTTGGCAAGCTCACTACCTCGTTCCAACATCTCTTCAGATAAATCGCAAAGTATCACCTGATGCCCCATTTCGGCGAGTTTGCGTGAAAAGTGTCCTTCACCACCACCTGCATCAAGTATTTTTAGAGTTTTACCCTCAAATTGGCTGCTTAATAATTGAGTTAAATCTTGCCAAACTACCGCTTCTCGTATTTTTCCTTTTGTCGTTCCGTAGATATTTTTTGCAAATTTATCGACAATATCATCAAAGTTGCGGTCTGCCATGTGCTATCCGGTTGCCTATCATCTATTATTTAAAGCGGTTTATGAGCCAATTTGTCGCGAAAAAACGTAAAATGGTTGATTACATCCTGATATTGAGAAAATTAACTCTAACCAGAAATATTCTCATATTGCAGCGTATTTATCACATACAATGCGAGGCGACTGTTAAAACAGGAATTATAACAGATAATAGCTATATTTTTGCATAGTACTTCATTGTGCTCAGCAAATTTCAGTTTGCTACTATTAAACACTATTCTGTTATTTTCCCTCTAATTTCGCTGCGTTATTGCATATTTTTCCGTAGATTCTGCCACAATGATTAATCGATAACCCTTAAAAATAGGCTTAGTTATGTTATTTATCTTAAAAAAATATATTGGTTCTCTATTGATGCCATTACCATTATTACTCATCATCGGGTTTATCGGATTGCTTTTGCTTTGGTTTACACGCTGGCAGCGTTGTGGAAAGGCGTTTACTACCCTAAGTTTAGTTTTAATAACTCTGTTGGGGTTACAACCTGTTTCAGATACTTTACTTGCCCCAGCAGAAAAACAATTCAATAAGCGCTATGAATTAATTACTGAGAATCCACCTCAAGATGTACGTTATATTGTTGTTCTCGGTGGCGGTTTTACGTATAACCCTGATTGGAGTCCAAGTTCCAATCTGTTGAATAATAGCCTACCTAGAGTGACTGAAGGTGTTCGTCTTTACCTTAAACACCCTGGTAGTAAACTAATTTTCACTGGCGGTAAAGCGAGTAGTCCTATCAGCAGTGCCGAAGTTGCTGCACAAGTTGCTCAATCCTTGGGTGTCCCCGCACAAGATACTATTCCACTCACTGAACCCAAAGATACACAAGAGGAAGCTTATGAAGTTGAAAAAATCATTGGGAAATCTCCTTTTTTATTAGTAACTTCTGCTAACCATTTACCTCGAGCGATGACTATGTTTACTCAACGAGGAATGAACCCTTTCCCTGCCCCCGCAAATCAGTTGGTTATCACGAGTGAAATTAATCCATGGGAGAAATATATCCCTTCCTCTTATTTCTTTGGCCATAGTGAACGTGCTTGGTATGAATTTCTTGGTACGCTTTGGTGGCATTTAAAACCCAATAATACACAGACGTTAGAAGAGCAACTTGCTACGCCTGAGTCAGTTACCGCTGAATAGTAGCAAAAAAGGTGTAATCTATTGAGATTACACCTTTTGTTTAGCTAAATCGCATATTGGCTATTTGAGCTATTAGGAAAATGTGGGCTACTGAATAAATTGACTTCTAACGAGTTCAAGATCTTCAGGGGTATCAACACCAGCACCTGGCGTAGTTTTCGCGACATCCACATGAATTTTCTCGCCATACCAAAGCACCCTAAGTTGCTCTAGCATTTCGATTTTCTCTAATGGGCTTGCTTCCCACTTAATATAACGACGAATAAACCCTGCTCGATAAGCGTATATACCAATGTGACGCAAAAAGGTATCCCCTATTACATCATGGCTTTTCGCAAAGTTGTCTCTATCCCAAGGAATAGTTGCCCGAGAAAAATACAATGCATAACCTTCGTGATCAGTAACAACCTTGACAGTATTTGGATTAAACGCTTCATGAGCATCATTAATAGGTACAGCTAGCGTCCCCATTTCAGCTTTACTCCCCTGAAGATTACGAGCAACTTGGCTGATAATCTCAGGTGGAATTAAAGGTTCATCACCTTGCACATTCACAATGATTTCATCGTCAGAAAAAGCATAGGTATCAATAACTTCAGCTAGTCTTTCTGTCCCAGACTGATGATTTGGGTTAGTCATACAAGCTTCACCACCTGCTTCAATCACCGCTTTAGCAACATCAGAGTGATCTGTCGCAACTATCACTCGGCTAGCCCCCGATTTAACAGCTTGCTCCATTACTCGAACAACCATTGGCTTGCCATGGATATCAGCCAAAGGTTTACCTGGTAAGCGTGTTGAGGCATAACGAGCAGGAATAATAACCGTAAACATGAGGATTACTGACCTTCATCTAATGAAACGGGGCGCGCTTCATTTTCTAGTAATACAGGGATGCCGTCACGAATTGGATAGGCTAAATGATCAAACTTACAGATAAGTTCGAGGTTTTCTTTGTTATAACTTAATTTGCCGTGACATACAGGACAGGCAACGATTTCAAGTAAACGGTGATCCATGTTTTCTCCCGAATGGATTTTAACTCACTTGAAGTCAGGATATCACATGCAGATATCACCGTTAACTTTAATCTTCCTGAATAAGATCTCCTGCGAGAGATGAGAGGATAAAAGCAGGAGAAATTGTTCTGTTTATTATCTAATAAGCAATAACGTCAGCTGCCGTTATGCCATCCGAATTACGAGTAACAGAGAACTCAACGTTTTGACCTTCGAATAATGATTTGATTTTTTTATTAGCAATTGACTTTGTTGTCACAAATACATCATCACCACCATTGAATGGTGAAATAAAACCGTAACCTTCTTTTGCGTCAAACCATTTAACTCGACCCATATGTAATTGAAAATTCATATTAAAACTCCTTTTGTTCTGAGAACAATATTTTTTTTATCTTTGTATCATTACTCTTTCTTGCTTCCCATTTATAAAATGCCGATCTATTAATACATCAAAGAGTAATTAAACTTTACCAATTCATGCGCACAAATCATTGCGCATATTTTATAACGCCCATATATATAGATTTCAGACACCGCTAATCTACTGCGAAGTTAACAGTCTATTTTGACATTATGATGACAAAACGCAGTGACAGCGACTTTACAATGTAGATTACGCGAGGATATGAAGACTAACTAAAGAACGGAGCGTGAAATTTAAGCTAGTATAAAATCCAATTATCAATGTATTGTATCTAGATACATAATAAGTAGATCTATATCACATTGGAGATATTATTATCACAGAGGAACGTTATAGACAAGTTTTTTTGTTATTTGTGATAAGTTTTCTTATTCCGCTTAAGATTTTTTCAGCGTCAATCGGCTGCAATTGTGCTTGTACTGGAAGGAACCACCAATTTGGTTGTGCAAAAGCACGGCATTTCACCGCGTCTTTTTCGGTCATTAATAAGTTTTGCTCATTTTTAACTAACGGTGAAAGCTGTTTTAATTCATACGATTGGTGATCAGCAAAAGCATGAGTGTTAATAACTTCGACCCCTTTGTTTTCTAATGAGGTAAAAAAACGAGGAGGATGACCAATACCTGCTATTGCGACAACCGCAGGTAATTGTGTAACTGCACGTTTTTCACCAGTCACCAAGTTATAAGCAACATCGCCTTCAAGGGCCATTACGGCTTCATTTTCTTGAGCTTCACCACCGTTAACAATGACAGCATTAACACGCTTTAAACGCCCAGCCCTTTCACGCATAGGCCCTGCGGGTAGCCACCAACCATTACCAAAACGACGCTGGCCATCAATAACGACAATCTCGTAGTCACGTTGCAATGCATAGTGCTGCAACCCATCATCAGTAATAATCACATCTAATGGGAATTTTTCCAATAACGCTTTAACTGCATCACTGCGCTTAGGCGCAACAGCCACGGGGGATTTAGTACGATGAAAAATTAGTATGGGTTCATCCCCAGCAACTTCAGTTTTCGTCGTTTCATCGAGTATCAGCGGGTACTTTTCAGCTTTACCGCCATACCCTCGAGAAACAACCCCCACGCGGTAGCCTTCTTTGGTGAGTGATTCCACTAACCAGATAACAACAGGGGTTTTACCATTTCCCCCCGCTGTCAGGTTTCCCACCACTACCACTGGAATTGGCGCTTTCCATGAACGTTTCAGCCCGATTTTATAAGCTATATCCCTAATTACCGTTACCAACCCATAAAGGAAAGATAACGGCAGCAATAAAAGATACAGCCATGACTTGCCAGACCAAATGCGTTCTATCATTGTTTAAACTGAATGCTATGTAACTGTGAATATGCGCCATCTTGAGCTAATAGCGATTTATGGTCACCACGCTCAATGATTCGGCCATCTTGTACAACTAATATCTCATCTGCATTTTCTATCGTCGATAACCTGTGTGCAATGACCAAAGATGTTCTATTTTTCTGTAACTCATCAAGGGCAGCTTGAATAGCACGTTCAGACTCTGTATCTAGCGCGGATGTCGCCTCATCAAGAATAAGAATTGGGGCATCACGTAGCAGTGCTCGAGCAATCGCTATTCTTTGACGTTGTCCGCCAGAAAGCATAACACCATTTTCACCAATAACCGTATCCAAGCCTTTTTCAAGTTTAGCAATAAAATCCATTGCATAAGCCATTTCTGCAGCTTTCTCTATTTGCTCACGGCTGTAGCTGCCGTCTGTTGCATAGGCAATATTATTGGCTATCGTATCGTTAAATAGATAAACATGCTGAGAAACTAACGCGACTTGACTACGTAATGAAGATAACGTGTATTCACGAATGTCATGCCCATCAATTTGAATAGACCCCTCGTCGATATCATAAAAACGTGTAATCAAATTTGCAATTGTGGACTTACCTGAACCTGATCGCCCAACTAGAGCAACTGATTTTCCTGCTGGCAAAGTAAACGAAACATCGTCTAACGCAGGATGCTCTTTGGTTGCATAGGTAAAGGTAACATGTTCAAATTTAATATCTCCTTTAACCTCTTTAAGTACTTTATTTCCGTTATCTTTTTCTTGTTCGGAATCTAAGATAGCAAATAAAGTTTGGCAAGCCGCCATACCACGCTGGAATTGTGAGTTAACGTTAGTTAATGATTTTAAAGGACGCATCAGTGCAAACATTGATGAAAAAACAACTGCAATTGTACCCGATGTTAATTCATCACGAATTTCAGGAAAACTCGCTGCATAAAGGACAAATGCTAGTGCAAATGATGCAATTAACTGAACAATAGGGTCTGAAATTGCTGAAGCGGTTACCATTTTCATATTTTGGCGGCGCATGTTGTTACTGACTTTATTAAAGCGTTCAGTCTCAACTTTCTGTCCCCCAAAAATTAAAACTTCTTTATGGCCTTTTAACATCTGTTCAGCACTTGCCGTCACATGCCCCATTCCGGTTTGCATGTTTTTACTAATCTTACGAAAACGTTTAGAGACGATACGAATAGTGACTGATACAATCGGGGCAATTACGATTAAAATAAGAGAAAGTTGCCAGCTATAATAAAACATCATCGCAAACAACCCGATGATATAAGCACTTTCACGAATAATTGTAATTAATGCTCCAGAAGAAGAAGATGCAACTTGTTCTGAATCATAGGTAATTCTAGATAATAGTGTTCCTGTCGATTGCTGGTCAAAAAAACTAACAGGCATTCCCATCATATGACCAAATAATTTACGCCGCATGTTCATCACGACTTTACCTGCAACCCAGGAAACACAATAGGTTGAAACAAAGCTAGACCCACCACGAACAACCATTAAACCTAACACCGCAAGCGGAAGCCATTTTAAAACGTCATTATCTGCTTTATCAAAGCCCTCATCCAATAAAGGTTTTAATAAAGAAATCATAAACGCGTCACCCGCTGCGTTTATGATAAGTGCTATTGCTGCAACGATTAAACCCGCTTTAAAAGGCGCAATTATCGGCCACAAGCGACGAAAAGTTTGTTTTGTCGAAAGGTCTTTATCATTCATACTTTTAATTACCAGACTTAATGTAAGCGCACTATTCTACTCGGGAAATAGCGGTAAGCCAAACCACAGATGATACCAGCGGGGCTGAATTTCATAGCGATAACGTGAAATTTTAATTTTTTCCTTTTTAAACCATATAGTTAACTGGCCATCTTCCGCTGTATTTAACCATTTAATATTATTATTTTTATACCGAAAATAGACTTTTGGCGATGGAATTTTCCATGCACTATACCTTGCTGATGAGACTACCACCATTGAAGGTTGAACATTTCTTAATAATAAATCAGTTGATGACGTGCTGCTTCCATGATGAGGAGCGAAAAGAAGAGTCGAACGTAACCGATTCTTGTACATTGCGACCAGTGATTTTTCCCCTTGTTTTTCGATATCTCCTGTTAATAAAATTTTATGAAACCCATCCGTTAATTGAATAACACAAGAATCATCATTATGTGATATTGGTGCTAGCTTTTCAGGCCATAATACTTCAAAAGTTAATATCCCCCACTGCCATTTTTGGCCTTTAAAACACGGAAGGTGTTCCATACTTTTTATATTATTAGTTTTTTCCCTATTTACCGACGTTTTTTGTGGGCCAAAGCTACTTCTTACACTTAGCCATGGATATTGCTGGATTAAATAATTTGCGCCACCAGTATGGTCTAAATGATTATGGCTTAAAATGACTCCAATTGGGGTTATATCGTGATATTTAAGGAAAGGAATAATTTGACGCTGTGCATTGCTATCCCCTTTCCATACATTACCTGTATCATAGAGTAACGCTAAATTGTTTTGTTCTATCACAACAGCCAAACCATGCCCGATGTCTAATACCGTCATTCTCCAACCTTCTTTGGATTGTTTACCGCTCCCCTTTTCTAAGAAAATTGAAATAACTACACAGCTAATAAGCCCGAAATAGCGCTTGTACCACTTAAATAAAACGACAATGATACTTAACCAACATATTAAAAATAAATAATAGGGAACATTGATAAATTCTGACCAAAAAGTACTGAAATAAGGTAATGGTTTTAGCCCTATATCTATAACCCTATCTATCGTATATAAAATAGGTTGCTGAACCACTTTTATTGGTACTAAAAACAAGAGCAAAATAGCAGGAACAACACACCAAGAAACTAACGGGACAAACCAGATATTTGCCACTAACCCCATTACATTAATACCATTAAATAGACTAAGTTGCATTGGGATCAGTAAGACTAGTAAGCCAATTTGTAAATGGGTTAACCCTATAATTTTCCCCTTTACACCTTTAGATAAATGATATGGTAGTGGAAATATGGTTAACCAATAAAGAATGGCTAGCACAGCGAAACTAGATAACCAAAAACTATCTGACAAAATAGCTAATGGGTCTAATAATAATATTCCTGCGATACTCCACAGTGCCCATTGCCAAGCAAAATACCTTGCAGGCTTATTTCTGATATATACCCATAATAGTAGGGCAAATAATGCTCGAGTCGCAGGGATAGCAAAGCCAGAGATCCATGCATAAAAAATTGCTAGCCCTATACCAATTACTACTGGTAGTGTTTCATTGACATACTTTATTGGTAAAAAATATTGAATCCCTCGAGTGATAAGAAAGCCAAACAAGTAAGCTAACCCAATATGCAAGCCTGATATAGCCATTAAATGTGTCAAACCTGTTCTCTGTAGTAAATATGTTTGTTCTACTGCCAACAAACTTCTATCTCCAAACATTAGTCCATAAATAATCCCTTTATTAGATAATGAATTAATTAGCTCCATATAATTATGGATAACTTTTTGTCTTACAGAACAATCCTTTTTTAATAATTTT includes these proteins:
- a CDS encoding Trm112 family protein yields the protein MDHRLLEIVACPVCHGKLSYNKENLELICKFDHLAYPIRDGIPVLLENEARPVSLDEGQ
- the elyC gene encoding envelope biogenesis factor ElyC: MLFILKKYIGSLLMPLPLLLIIGFIGLLLLWFTRWQRCGKAFTTLSLVLITLLGLQPVSDTLLAPAEKQFNKRYELITENPPQDVRYIVVLGGGFTYNPDWSPSSNLLNNSLPRVTEGVRLYLKHPGSKLIFTGGKASSPISSAEVAAQVAQSLGVPAQDTIPLTEPKDTQEEAYEVEKIIGKSPFLLVTSANHLPRAMTMFTQRGMNPFPAPANQLVITSEINPWEKYIPSSYFFGHSERAWYEFLGTLWWHLKPNNTQTLEEQLATPESVTAE
- the kdsB gene encoding 3-deoxy-manno-octulosonate cytidylyltransferase, with amino-acid sequence MFTVIIPARYASTRLPGKPLADIHGKPMVVRVMEQAVKSGASRVIVATDHSDVAKAVIEAGGEACMTNPNHQSGTERLAEVIDTYAFSDDEIIVNVQGDEPLIPPEIISQVARNLQGSKAEMGTLAVPINDAHEAFNPNTVKVVTDHEGYALYFSRATIPWDRDNFAKSHDVIGDTFLRHIGIYAYRAGFIRRYIKWEASPLEKIEMLEQLRVLWYGEKIHVDVAKTTPGAGVDTPEDLELVRSQFIQ
- a CDS encoding cold-shock protein, producing the protein MNFQLHMGRVKWFDAKEGYGFISPFNGGDDVFVTTKSIANKKIKSLFEGQNVEFSVTRNSDGITAADVIAY
- the lpxK gene encoding tetraacyldisaccharide 4'-kinase → MIERIWSGKSWLYLLLLPLSFLYGLVTVIRDIAYKIGLKRSWKAPIPVVVVGNLTAGGNGKTPVVIWLVESLTKEGYRVGVVSRGYGGKAEKYPLILDETTKTEVAGDEPILIFHRTKSPVAVAPKRSDAVKALLEKFPLDVIITDDGLQHYALQRDYEIVVIDGQRRFGNGWWLPAGPMRERAGRLKRVNAVIVNGGEAQENEAVMALEGDVAYNLVTGEKRAVTQLPAVVAIAGIGHPPRFFTSLENKGVEVINTHAFADHQSYELKQLSPLVKNEQNLLMTEKDAVKCRAFAQPNWWFLPVQAQLQPIDAEKILSGIRKLITNNKKTCL
- the msbA gene encoding lipid A ABC transporter ATP-binding protein/permease MsbA — translated: MNDKDLSTKQTFRRLWPIIAPFKAGLIVAAIALIINAAGDAFMISLLKPLLDEGFDKADNDVLKWLPLAVLGLMVVRGGSSFVSTYCVSWVAGKVVMNMRRKLFGHMMGMPVSFFDQQSTGTLLSRITYDSEQVASSSSGALITIIRESAYIIGLFAMMFYYSWQLSLILIVIAPIVSVTIRIVSKRFRKISKNMQTGMGHVTASAEQMLKGHKEVLIFGGQKVETERFNKVSNNMRRQNMKMVTASAISDPIVQLIASFALAFVLYAASFPEIRDELTSGTIAVVFSSMFALMRPLKSLTNVNSQFQRGMAACQTLFAILDSEQEKDNGNKVLKEVKGDIKFEHVTFTYATKEHPALDDVSFTLPAGKSVALVGRSGSGKSTIANLITRFYDIDEGSIQIDGHDIREYTLSSLRSQVALVSQHVYLFNDTIANNIAYATDGSYSREQIEKAAEMAYAMDFIAKLEKGLDTVIGENGVMLSGGQRQRIAIARALLRDAPILILDEATSALDTESERAIQAALDELQKNRTSLVIAHRLSTIENADEILVVQDGRIIERGDHKSLLAQDGAYSQLHSIQFKQ
- the cmoM gene encoding tRNA uridine 5-oxyacetic acid(34) methyltransferase CmoM; translated protein: MADRNFDDIVDKFAKNIYGTTKGKIREAVVWQDLTQLLSSQFEGKTLKILDAGGGEGHFSRKLAEMGHQVILCDLSEEMLERGSELAKEQGISDNMRFVHCAVQDVAQYIDEPVDLVLFHAVLEWISDQKYAIEQLVDIIRPEGVFSVMFYNANGLVMRNAILGNFHLATPHIQRRRKRSLSPQNPLFPHQVDAWLGECNMQIIGKSGVRVFHDYLQSRQLQQKDFPALLALEQQYCREEPYISMGRYVHVMARKQIQKDDL